A region from the Hylaeus volcanicus isolate JK05 chromosome 6, UHH_iyHylVolc1.0_haploid, whole genome shotgun sequence genome encodes:
- the LOC128879016 gene encoding ADP-ribosylation factor 2 — MGLMISNLFTQLFGKKQMRILMVGLDAAGKTTILYKLKLGEIVTTIPTIGFNVETVEYRNICFTVWDVGGQDKIRPLWRHYFQNTQGLIYVVDSNDRERIGEAERELANMLKEDELRDAVLLVFANKQDLPNAMSAAELTDKLRLNSLSGRHWYIQSTCATQGHGLYEGLDWLSNELAKK, encoded by the coding sequence ATGGGCCTAATGATCAGCAACCTATTCACCCAGCTTTTTGGTAAAAAGCAAATGAGAATATTAATGGTGGGTCTAGATGCTGCTGGCAAAACTACCATATTGTACAAATTGAAACTTGGTGAAATTGTCACAACGATACCTACCATTGGTTTCAACGTTGAAACTGTTGAATATAGGAATATATGTTTCACGGTGTGGGATGTGGGTGGCCAAGATAAAATCAGACCGCTCTGGAGACACTATTTCCAGAACACTCAAGGCCTCATTTATGTTGTTGACAGTAATGATCGCGAACGTATAGGAGAGGCTGAACGTGAATTAGCGAATATGTTGAAAGAAGACGAGCTGCGGGATGCAGTTCTTCTCGTTTTTGCTAATAAGCAAGATTTGCCCAATGCCATGTCTGCTGCAGAACTTACAGATAAATTGAGACTTAATTCACTGAGCGGGCGTCACTGGTATATCCAAAGCACTTGCGCTACACAAGGACACGGACTCTATGAAGGACTCGATTGGTTGAGTAACGAATTAGCCAAAAAGTGA